The uncultured Methanomethylovorans sp. genome contains a region encoding:
- a CDS encoding 6-hydroxymethylpterin diphosphokinase MptE-like protein, whose amino-acid sequence MDFTVWEPVYREILQDFGFSRKEDERAALLLSQLLDQKASPGPDALKKLIYGKEVLVCGNAPTLVADLDSLDLERYVVIAADGAAAGVMDAGRIPNVIVTDLDGDVELEIEASKDGSLVVVHAHGDNIGRLVKYVPRLQNIIGSTQAAPLENVFNFGGFTDGDRAVHVAYEFGAESIKLAGFFFDDPLVSPFKKKKLKWARRLISSLGVKF is encoded by the coding sequence ATGGATTTCACTGTCTGGGAACCTGTGTACAGGGAAATACTTCAAGACTTTGGTTTCAGCAGGAAAGAGGATGAGAGAGCAGCTCTCCTTCTCTCACAGCTGCTGGACCAAAAAGCCTCGCCAGGGCCCGATGCTCTAAAGAAATTAATATATGGGAAAGAAGTCCTGGTTTGTGGTAATGCTCCTACTCTTGTCGCAGATCTTGACAGTTTAGACCTTGAAAGATATGTGGTAATTGCAGCAGATGGTGCAGCGGCTGGTGTAATGGACGCTGGCAGAATACCGAATGTTATAGTAACGGATCTGGATGGTGATGTGGAGCTCGAGATCGAGGCTTCAAAGGATGGTTCACTTGTAGTCGTCCATGCCCATGGTGACAACATAGGCAGGCTTGTCAAATATGTTCCGCGTTTGCAGAACATAATAGGCTCTACACAGGCCGCTCCTCTGGAGAATGTTTTCAATTTCGGTGGTTTTACTGATGGGGATCGGGCTGTGCACGTAGCTTATGAATTTGGTGCAGAAAGTATCAAACTCGCAGGTTTCTTTTTTGATGACCCTTTAGTATCCCCCTTCAAAAAGAAAAAATTAAAATGGGCCCGCAGGCTTATTTCTTCTTTAGGAGTTAAGTTTTGA